ACATGCCTCGGCCTCCTCGCGGGTGAGCTTCGGGAAGCGGGGATCGTGGACGGCCCCCCTGGCGGACATCATGACGGATTCCCCCAGGGGCATTATGGGCTCGGGATAGCCTATGCATGCGCGGAGGCGGCGGGACGGGAACTCAGATACCGTGACGAATGCACCGGAGTTCACCGAGAACTCACCGCCGAGGTCCTTCGGGAGAACATACCCGGAGTTCTCCGACTCGGCGTATGCCGCTTCCCTGGCGATGCCTATCGCCCTCTCCCCGACTTCCAATGGGATCATGGTTTCTTCTTCTTGGGATCGTCGTCCTTCTTAGAAGGGGTGATGGTGATCTTCTCGGGCTGCGGGCCCTTGGGCTCCTCACCGCCCTCGGGATCCTGCTCCTTCTTCCTGCAGTAGGGGTTCTTCCTGCAGAACTCCACGCTCTTGTTGAAGTCCATCCTGTCCGCGGCATCCTTGAAGGAGTCCGGGAAGGGTCCTGCCCTGATCATGGCGTTGAATGCCATGAGGGCCTCGAGGCCTGCACCGATGATGTGCTGCTGGAACCCGGGGTCTGCTATCCATCCGAAGAATCCCTCGAACTCGTCCTCGAAACGTCCCTTCGCGCGTCCGAAGTCCTCGCGGAAGCGGTCGCGGCTCTCCTCGTAGCGCCTGCGGGCGTATGCCTTCTCGGCCTCGGCGTAGCGGCGTGCCCTCTCCCTCTCCTCGCGCATCATCCTGTAGAAGTAGTCGGACTCCACGTCTGCGAAGTCGCGGAGGGTGTCGCGGGTCTCGTCGAAGGCATCCATTGCGCGGTCGCGTCCGTAGCGGTAGTCGCCGTACGCTCTGTCGGCGCCGTCCCTGACCGCCTCTTCCATCTTCTCCGCGCGCTCGCGGTAGCGCCCCGCACGGTCTTTCTCGCGCTCGGCCGCCAGGATCCTGTCGACCATGTCCTTGTTCTTCTCGTAGAACTCCTGGGTCTCGGAGTCCTCGAACCTCTTCTCGTCACTCATTGCTGTCAGGCCTCCTGAACTTGATTATCAGGCATTCGTCCCCGAACTCTGCTCCGAGCAGCTCGGAATCGCTCAGGGTCATCGGAAGGGAAACGGTTCTCTTCTGACTGCCCACATGAAGTATGATAGTATTTTCATTCCCCTTAAACAGTTCCACTTCGTCGGAGTCGACGAACGGCATCTTGATGCGGAGCTCCACGGTGCCGTCTTCCAGGGTGGTGAAGCTCATGGGACTCGCGTCGGAGTAGACCTCGATGGGGTCCGAATCCCCGAAGATCATGTCCGCCAGGGCCTCCAGTTTCTCGGTGCCGCGCATCTCGGTCTTCATCATGTACGCGGTCATTATCTTGAGGGGATCGAAGGAGCTGTGGATCTCCTCCATGTGCTCCCTCTGCTCCTTCAGCTTCTCCTTGATGAACGCTCCGTCGGCATCGTCCGGGATGACCTTGTTGATTACCAGGCACTCGACGTTCTTGTTGTAGAGGCTCATGTACGCATACGAACGGCGGGTCTCGTTAATCGCCATGCGCTCCGGGTTCAGGACTAGCCTCACGGTGGTGTTCTTCGAATCCTCGAGGATCCTCTTCACGTCCTTCATCTGGTCCTTCAGGACCTTGATCTGGTTCATGACCTTCTTGGACGGCAGGGGGAAGTCCACGATGTGCCCCACGGTGAACCTGGCAACCCCCATAAGCTTGCTGACGATGGAGAACATCTTGTCGATATACCAGTTGGATACGTCCGGGAAGGACATCAGACGGAGGGTCTCGCCGGTAGGTGCGGTGTCGATGATCACGACATCGTACTTACCCTCCCTCTCGAATGTCAGGACGTAGAGGAGGGCGGAGACCATCTCCATCCCGGGGAAGATCGCAAGCTCGTCCGCGGAGATCCCCTCGATCCCCTGGGAGAGCATGAATGCGGAGATGTAGTCCTTTATCGCGGACCACTTGGTCTTCATCTCGTGGACTATGTCTAGTTCCAGGACGTCGAGGTTCGGGGCCACGTTGGTGGGCTCCGGCCCGAGCTTCATGTCGAGAGCGTCACCGATGGAGTGGGCGGTATCGACGCTCATCAGTATTGTGCGGTGGCCGAGTTTGGCAAGACGCAGTGCGGTGGCGGTCGAGACGGAGGTCTTCCCGACACCCCCCTTGCCGTTGTAGATAATCAGCCTCATGGTTACCTGTATGCGCGCACGATAATAAAATCGACACGGGGACCGATACCGAAAAACCGAGAATATGGTGCCGGGAGAGGGGTTCGAACCCTCGGCCTTCGGATTTCCCTGGTGAGGTCAGTATAACCTGAACCCTATGAGTCCGACGCTCTACCAGGCTGAGCCATCCCGGCGTTGTTTTGGGACAACCGCTTAGGGTTTATATTGGTTGTGTTAGGGAAGGTCCGAAAGAGACCGGGAAGAAAAGGTGCTGGGGCCGAAGCCCCATAATGAATTTGATCTGAAATCACTCGGATTTCTCGGCATCCTCGGCAGGGGCTGCCTCCTCTGCGGGGGCCTCCTCCTCTGCAGGCTCCTCGGCGGATGCCTCGGGCTCGACGTCGATGATGCACTCGGGCTCGCCCTGTCCCTTCCTGAGGACCTCGGTCTTGCGGATCTCGACCCTCTTGATGGGGACGATGATGTGGCAGGCCTTCGCGGTCTCCTTTGCAAGGTCTCCGGAGATGACCGCCTTGATGATGTCGGCGAGGTTGTTCTCCTTCCCGTACTGGGTCAGGAAGATCTTGATCTGGGCGCGCATTCCGTCCTCCTGGGAGGCCTGGATCCTGCGGTCGGCGATGGACATGGTCTTGATGCGGAGGACGTACTTGTCCTTGGTGACGACATCTACGACGTGGTCGGTCTTGGTCTTCTTCCTGCGGGTGAGCCTCCTAACGTAGTCGGAGGTGAGGGTGTGTCCGATGAACTCGGTCTTTGCCTCGTGTCCGTCGGCACCGGTGATCTTGAACTGTAGCTTGATGTGCATCTTAGAGAAGTCTCCGGTTAGGTCCTGAACGGTGACCTCGGCCTGCCTGCCGATGAGGATCTCGGGGTCGGCTGCGGGGGTCTCTCCGATGACGGTCTCGTTGAACATGCGGGGGGCGTGGATGTTGTACCACTCCTTTGCCTTCCACTTGTCCTTGCTCTTCTTTGCTGCTGCTGCGGCTTTAGCGTTTCCTGCCATAGTGGTAGCTCCTTTTACTGGGCTTCACGATTCACTGATTGTATAAATAGATATGTCGGATGGAAAAATATTGAACATGCTCAAAATCACAATCATCCAGATTATTGTATAATCCCCTGTTTGTAATAATATTTCCATTTATGGTTGGTACCGCTTGTATATATTACTATCCTGATTTTCGACTTCGGGAAGACGCCGCGGATGGTCATGATAATCGTCATGGTTCTCACCTCCTCCCGCGTTCGGTGGTACGACGGTCGCCGAGATGAGAAAAGACACGGCGATCGTCCGCACTCTTTCCGAACCCGGTGATTCCAGGTCGTTTTGTCAGATTATGAAATGAGCAGATTACAGTCAGTGCTCCGCAATCTCCGTTTCCAGCGGAAAATAAAAGATGAAGGGGCCAGAGGCCCCTAAGAGATTTATCGACCGGGTCTCAGAGGACGACCGGAACCTTGTGGGCGGAGAGACCGAGCTCGGCCTCGGACATGCCCATGGCGATTCCGAACAGCTGGGACAGGTGGAGGACGGGGATGTTGAATCCGAGGTCCTTCTCGGA
This is a stretch of genomic DNA from Thermoplasmatales archaeon BRNA1. It encodes these proteins:
- a CDS encoding arsenite-activated ATPase (arsA), which translates into the protein MRLIIYNGKGGVGKTSVSTATALRLAKLGHRTILMSVDTAHSIGDALDMKLGPEPTNVAPNLDVLELDIVHEMKTKWSAIKDYISAFMLSQGIEGISADELAIFPGMEMVSALLYVLTFEREGKYDVVIIDTAPTGETLRLMSFPDVSNWYIDKMFSIVSKLMGVARFTVGHIVDFPLPSKKVMNQIKVLKDQMKDVKRILEDSKNTTVRLVLNPERMAINETRRSYAYMSLYNKNVECLVINKVIPDDADGAFIKEKLKEQREHMEEIHSSFDPLKIMTAYMMKTEMRGTEKLEALADMIFGDSDPIEVYSDASPMSFTTLEDGTVELRIKMPFVDSDEVELFKGNENTIILHVGSQKRTVSLPMTLSDSELLGAEFGDECLIIKFRRPDSNE
- a CDS encoding Ribosomal protein S3AE, with product MAGNAKAAAAAKKSKDKWKAKEWYNIHAPRMFNETVIGETPAADPEILIGRQAEVTVQDLTGDFSKMHIKLQFKITGADGHEAKTEFIGHTLTSDYVRRLTRRKKTKTDHVVDVVTKDKYVLRIKTMSIADRRIQASQEDGMRAQIKIFLTQYGKENNLADIIKAVISGDLAKETAKACHIIVPIKRVEIRKTEVLRKGQGEPECIIDVEPEASAEEPAEEEAPAEEAAPAEDAEKSE